In Cydia pomonella isolate Wapato2018A chromosome 1, ilCydPomo1, whole genome shotgun sequence, one genomic interval encodes:
- the LOC133518135 gene encoding protein henna translates to MEVSKAPQNQDNLSSSPPDKPKLMHGGNYIKEGRDSAKSTWLLFSAESPDQAGCLAKFLSIFSSHGVNLSHIESRSSARRPGYEFMVECEHGTGDFGAALEDLKKNVGYLNIISRNYKDNRSAVPWFPRRIRDLDRFANQILSYGSELDADHPGFTDPEYRARRKYFADIAYNYRHGQPLPHVNYSPQEIATWGVVFRKLTELYPTHACKEHNHVFPLLIENCGYREDNIPQLEDVSNFLKDCTGFTLRPVAGLLSSRDFLAGLAFRVFHSTQYIRHHSRPLYTPEPDVCHELLGHAPLFADPAFAQFSQEIGLASLGAPDDFIERLATCFWFTVEFGLCRQEGKLKAFGAGLLSSFGELQYCLSGKPELRDFEPEVTGEEKYPITEYQPVYFVANSFEDAKEKMIKYASTIPRDFGVRYNPYTQSIDILDSVRQMKDLLRGIHQDMEMLLNTMEKL, encoded by the exons CCAAAATTGATGCACGGTGGAAACTACATAAAGGAGGGTCGTGATTCCGCGAAATCTACGTGGTTATTGTTTTCGGCTGAATCACCCGACCAAGCTGGTTGCTTGGCCAAGTTTTTAAGCATTTTTTCTTCACATGGGGTGAACCTCAGCCATATTGAGTCCCGGTCTTCGGCCAGGCGCCCGGGGTACGAGTTCATGGTGGAGTGTGAACATGGCACCGGCGATTTTGGGGCTGCCTTAGAAGACCTCAAAAAGAACGTTGGATACCTTAACATCATTTCCAGAAATTACAAGGACAATAGAt CTGCCGTGCCGTGGTTTCCCAGACGTATTCGTGACTTGGACAGATTCGCCAACCAAATTCTTTCGTACGGCTCGGAGTTAGACGCAGATCACCCAGGCTTTACGGACCCCGAGTACCGCGCGCGGCGCAAGTACTTCGCAGACATCGCTTACAACTACCGGCACGGTCAGCCGCTACCGCACGTCAACTACAGCCCGCAGGAGATCGCCACTTGGGGCGTGGTATTCAGGAAGCTCACTGAGCTCTATCCGACGCATGCTTGCAAGGAGCACAACCACGTGTTTCCTTTGCTGATTGAGAACTGCGGATATAGAGAAGATAACATTCCTCAATTGGAGGATGTATCTAATTTCCTAAAAG ACTGCACCGGCTTCACCCTGCGGCCAGTGGCGGGGCTGCTGTCGTCGCGCGACTTCCTCGCGGGGCTGGCGTTCCGCGTGTTTCACAGCACGCAGTACATCCGCCACCACTCGCGGCCACTCTACACGCCGGAGCCCGACGTCTGCCACGAGTTGCTCGGTCACGCCCCGCTATTTGCTGATCCTGCCTTCGCTCAGTTCTCGCAAGAAATCGGCTTGGCCTCTCTCGGAGCTCCAGATGACTTCATCGAGCGATTAGCCACC tgCTTCTGGTTTACCGTGGAGTTCGGTCTGTGCCGACAAGAAGGCAAGCTAAAGGCGTTCGGGGCAGGGCTGTTGTCGTCGTTTGGCGAGTTGCAGTACTGCTTGTCGGGCAAGCCGGAGCTGCGCGACTTCGAGCCCGAGGTCACCGGCGAGGAAAAGTACCCCATCACGGAGTACCAGCCCGTCTACTTTGTAGCTAACAGCTTCGAAGATGCCAAGGAAAAAATGAT TAAATACGCGTCCACGATTCCACGTGATTTCGGAGTCCGATACAACCCGTACACGCAGAGCATAGACATCCTGGACTCGGTGCGGCAGATGAAGGACCTGCTGCGCGGCATCCACCAGGACATGGAAATGTTGCTTAATACTATGGAAAAGTTATAA
- the LOC133518168 gene encoding LIM/homeobox protein Awh translates to MFFFVFYLFMSEHLKKINKVLGVKVEMKTEHRTCCACGEPIADRFLLEVGGGAWHTACLRCCVCAVQLDRHPSCFLRDRQVYCKQDYAKSFGAKCSKCCRGISSSDWVRKAREQVYHLACFACDACGRQLSTGEQFALHEDRVLCKPHYLETLDGGSISSDDGCDSEGYHKSKAKRVRTTFTEEQLQVLQANFQLDSNPDGQDLERIAQVTGLSKRVTQVWFQNSRARQKKHQHTGKGKQNQLMSRDTDPVGFGRPINLHLTYSFQNKPPFVPIDGTSFTDSSMDELSEDSSIHCMQSEV, encoded by the exons ACGGAGCACCGCACGTGCTGCGCGTGCGGGGAGCCCATCGCGGACCGCTTCCTGCTCGAGGTGGGCGGCGGCGCGTGGCACACGGCCTGTTTACGCTGCTGCGTGTGCGCCGTGCAGCTGGACCGCCATCCCTCCTGCTTCTTGCGTGATCGCCAGGTCTATTGCAAGCAGGATTACGCCAA GAGTTTCGGCGCGAAGTGCTCCAAGTGCTGTCGGGGCATCTCGTCGTCGGACTGGGTGCGCAAGGCGCGCGAGCAGGTGTACCACCTGGCGTGCTTCGCGTGCGACGCGTGCGGCCGGCAGCTGTCTACCGGCGAGCAGTTCGCACTGCACGAGGACCGCGTGCTCTGCAAGCCGCACTACCTCGAGACACTCGATGGCGGCTCCATATCCTCGGACG ATGGTTGCGACTCTGAAGGTTATCACAAAAGCAAAGCGAAGCGGGTACGGACGACTTTCACTGAGGAGCAGCTGCAGGTTCTCCAGGCGAACTTCCAACTGGATTCGAACCCTGATGGGCAGGACTTGGAGCGCATCGCGCAGGTGACGGGGCTCAGCAAGCGCGTCACGCAGGTCTGGTTTCAGAACAGCCGCGCGCGCCAAAAGAAGCATCAGCACACTGGAAAAGGGAAACAAAATCAGC TGATGTCGCGGGACACGGACCCGGTGGGGTTTGGCCGGCCGATCAACCTGCACCTCACATACTCCTTCCAGAACAAGCCCCCTTTTGTCCCGATAG ACGGCACTTCGTTTACGGATTCTTCGATGGATGAGCTCTCGGAAGATTCGTCGATCCATTGTATGCAGAGTgaagtttaa